In Treponema denticola, one genomic interval encodes:
- a CDS encoding ABC transporter permease subunit has protein sequence MTYSKTLSDGIGNIHPRKNLYLLELAEADSAKRKELKAAKSSHEYNIKLEDFKVKRKEFLKTLRRKTKQYSASHREDAATDYLNLRLFKAERKKEFYKDFAELSYDAFLEAKIAELEIRYIPDILAHKALLQKKLQTVKEKLADIDEDERTIIQKTIELTVAERKEKLKTELKTLSEKYTSKSISKKAYKTECKIKRAAYKEDVLAASFTDPKVSLQEEIKNITYRLKMDIKTKLNVLESDIADVRRKTPIELERFPLISVFTCFLPGLGQLLNKQYVKAGIFFLFSIFIYLIAFPYILGYTNYQGSGISGLIGLAEGGTKIDKSIIFMIEGIIALILILFSVLLYIVSFKDVRKVEVNALKGIRRKTWFESKRSIEREGFPYLVSAPALIVIVFIVIVPILTTVFISFTNMDPVHQNKFSWIGLQNYKTLITGHGVAGKAFYLILGWTLIWTVGASTLSIVIGFVLSLIVNQERIKGKSVFRTIYILPWAVPAFITIMFFSIMASRGGPISELLEKLFGLSIDIKNNPHLTRTALILLQSWLGSAYIFLLSTGVLQGIPKDLYEAAEIDGATGFQRTMKITVPLVLYQTAPLLIMQYTFNFNNFSIIYLFNLGGPFNPTKYGNLAGSSDILISYIYKLTIENQYQAIGAAITIGISLVLMVFAFLNFRRTKAFKED, from the coding sequence ATGACTTATTCAAAAACTTTGTCGGACGGTATAGGTAATATTCACCCTAGGAAAAACCTATATCTGTTAGAATTGGCGGAAGCCGATTCTGCAAAACGCAAAGAACTTAAAGCTGCAAAGTCTTCACACGAATACAATATTAAACTTGAAGATTTTAAGGTAAAACGGAAAGAGTTTTTAAAAACATTAAGACGGAAAACAAAACAATATTCGGCTTCTCATAGAGAAGATGCTGCAACCGATTATTTAAATCTACGGCTTTTTAAAGCGGAGCGAAAAAAAGAATTTTATAAAGATTTTGCGGAACTTTCTTATGACGCTTTTTTGGAAGCAAAAATTGCAGAACTTGAAATACGATATATACCGGATATCCTTGCCCATAAAGCATTGCTTCAAAAGAAACTCCAAACAGTAAAAGAAAAACTAGCAGACATTGATGAAGATGAAAGAACAATTATTCAAAAAACAATTGAGCTGACCGTTGCAGAGCGTAAAGAAAAATTAAAAACTGAGCTGAAAACGCTATCGGAAAAATATACATCCAAATCCATTTCAAAAAAAGCCTATAAAACCGAATGTAAAATTAAAAGAGCTGCATATAAAGAAGATGTTCTTGCTGCATCTTTTACCGACCCCAAAGTGAGTTTACAAGAAGAAATTAAAAATATTACATATCGGCTTAAAATGGATATAAAAACAAAACTGAATGTTTTAGAATCGGATATTGCCGATGTAAGAAGAAAAACGCCTATCGAATTGGAACGGTTTCCTTTAATTTCCGTTTTTACTTGTTTTTTACCCGGTCTCGGACAGTTATTAAATAAACAATATGTAAAAGCCGGTATTTTCTTTTTATTTTCAATTTTTATTTATCTCATTGCATTCCCCTATATTTTAGGCTATACAAATTATCAAGGTTCCGGAATTTCAGGGCTTATCGGACTTGCCGAAGGCGGAACAAAAATAGATAAATCAATTATTTTTATGATTGAAGGCATTATAGCTCTAATTTTAATTCTTTTTTCGGTCTTGCTGTATATTGTTTCTTTTAAAGATGTTCGGAAGGTTGAAGTAAATGCCTTAAAAGGCATAAGACGGAAAACTTGGTTTGAAAGCAAACGGAGCATTGAACGGGAGGGCTTTCCTTATTTGGTGTCAGCTCCGGCTTTAATTGTTATTGTATTTATCGTAATAGTTCCGATTTTGACGACGGTTTTTATTTCGTTTACAAATATGGATCCGGTACATCAAAATAAATTTTCATGGATAGGTTTGCAAAACTATAAAACGCTGATAACGGGACACGGCGTTGCAGGTAAAGCATTTTATCTTATTTTGGGATGGACTCTTATTTGGACGGTGGGAGCCTCCACGCTTTCGATTGTTATAGGCTTTGTTTTAAGTCTTATTGTCAATCAAGAAAGGATAAAAGGAAAATCAGTTTTTAGAACAATTTATATTTTACCGTGGGCGGTGCCTGCGTTTATAACGATTATGTTTTTTTCGATAATGGCTTCGCGCGGCGGTCCTATTTCAGAATTGCTTGAAAAACTGTTTGGGCTTTCGATTGATATTAAAAATAACCCGCATCTTACCCGCACAGCACTTATTCTTTTACAGAGCTGGCTCGGTTCCGCATATATCTTTTTACTTTCTACGGGCGTTTTGCAGGGCATTCCAAAAGATTTATATGAAGCTGCCGAAATAGACGGTGCAACCGGCTTTCAGCGTACTATGAAAATTACCGTGCCTTTAGTGCTTTATCAAACCGCTCCGCTTTTAATAATGCAGTATACCTTTAATTTTAATAACTTTTCAATTATATATCTTTTTAATTTGGGCGGGCCTTTTAACCCGACAAAATATGGAAATTTGGCAGGAAGTTCGGATATATTGATTTCTTATATTTATAAATTAACTATCGAAAATCAATATCAAGCGATAGGGGCTGCAATTACGATAGGAATTTCGCTGGTTCTTATGGTATTTGCATTTTTGAATTTTAGAAGAACAAAAGCTTTTAAAGAAGATTAA
- the grdD gene encoding glycine/sarcosine/betaine reductase complex component C subunit alpha — MADKKQIADLFLGLAEGLEGGSFAGRFPVGLTIPGSEHGEAELVYAAELAAKRNPDLDVILIGGPEAKGLKHFPAATLEDAHKEMERLFKEGTIKACVTMHYNFPLGVSTVGKVVTPGKGREMILATTTGTTDANRYKAMLLNAIGGIAVAKASGIAEPTVGLLNIDGIAVIEKALNKMKEKGYKVNYTESNRADGGVRMRGNDLLQGTPDVMVCDTLTGNLLIKLFSSFVTGGSYEGSGFGYGPCIGSGYDDVVGIISRASGAPAIANALKFVADCAKNNVHGIYAEELKAAKKAGLDELLEDMPGAKPVAAAAAEEVKAPPKKTVDAGIPGIDVIEIEDACKALWKEGIYAETGMGCTGPVIMVSEEDLPKARDVLHKADYI, encoded by the coding sequence ATGGCAGATAAAAAACAAATTGCTGATTTATTTTTAGGACTTGCCGAAGGGCTTGAGGGCGGTTCCTTTGCCGGCCGATTCCCCGTCGGTTTAACCATTCCGGGAAGCGAGCACGGCGAAGCGGAACTTGTTTATGCCGCAGAGCTTGCCGCAAAAAGAAATCCCGATCTGGATGTAATCCTCATCGGAGGACCGGAAGCAAAAGGCTTAAAACATTTCCCCGCAGCAACTCTCGAAGATGCTCATAAAGAAATGGAACGCCTTTTTAAAGAAGGAACAATTAAGGCTTGTGTAACCATGCACTATAACTTCCCCTTGGGCGTAAGCACCGTAGGAAAGGTTGTAACCCCTGGAAAGGGCCGCGAGATGATTCTTGCCACCACTACGGGAACAACCGATGCAAACCGCTACAAGGCCATGCTTTTAAATGCTATCGGCGGTATTGCCGTTGCTAAGGCTTCCGGAATAGCCGAACCCACCGTAGGTCTTTTAAACATTGACGGTATCGCCGTTATTGAAAAGGCTCTAAACAAAATGAAGGAAAAGGGCTACAAGGTAAACTACACCGAATCTAACCGTGCAGACGGAGGTGTCCGCATGAGAGGAAACGACCTTTTGCAGGGAACTCCCGATGTAATGGTTTGCGATACCCTTACAGGAAACTTGCTGATTAAGCTCTTTTCTTCCTTTGTAACGGGCGGGAGCTATGAAGGCTCAGGATTCGGTTACGGACCCTGTATTGGTTCGGGCTATGATGATGTTGTCGGAATTATTTCGAGGGCATCGGGAGCTCCGGCCATAGCCAATGCCTTAAAATTCGTCGCCGACTGTGCAAAGAACAATGTTCACGGTATCTATGCAGAAGAACTTAAGGCCGCTAAAAAGGCGGGCTTGGATGAGCTTTTAGAAGATATGCCCGGAGCGAAGCCCGTTGCAGCAGCCGCTGCCGAAGAAGTAAAGGCTCCGCCTAAGAAAACCGTTGATGCCGGTATTCCCGGAATTGACGTTATCGAAATCGAAGATGCCTGCAAGGCTCTTTGGAAGGAAGGCATCTATGCCGAAACGGGAATGGGTTGTACCGGCCCGGTCATTATGGTAAGCGAAGAAGACTTACCCAAGGCAAGGGATGTACTCCACAAGGCCGACTATATTTAA
- a CDS encoding sugar ABC transporter permease, producing MKKQNELYLSDKQPLNTGGRIFLTLSYLIMIIWALFIILPLAIIVVSAFNGNQGKNISLQSVFSFSLKHFEYLFTETYFFMWVKNTLIVAIATALLTLLIVSFTGYAYSRYKFTGKKTILMGIMLIQIIPVFAGLTAFYTLHSIISTAIPFFSKKAMLVLIYSGGGIVGNTFILKGYIDSISRELDDAAKIDGCSNMGVYRLIIMPIARPMLAIIALWSFIGPFMDYMLPKVLLTNSKDYTLTVGLFTLINDARTMNAPAFAAGGLLTAIPIIILFISLQNQLVSGLSSGSVKG from the coding sequence ATGAAAAAACAAAATGAACTTTATTTGTCGGATAAGCAGCCTCTCAATACCGGAGGTAGAATTTTTCTTACCCTTTCCTATCTGATTATGATCATCTGGGCTTTATTTATTATTTTGCCTCTGGCTATTATTGTTGTATCGGCGTTTAACGGAAATCAAGGGAAAAATATTTCACTTCAATCGGTGTTCAGTTTTTCGCTTAAGCACTTTGAATATCTTTTTACCGAGACCTATTTTTTTATGTGGGTAAAAAATACGCTTATTGTAGCTATTGCAACCGCCTTACTGACACTTTTAATCGTGTCATTTACCGGTTATGCGTATTCACGGTATAAATTTACGGGCAAAAAAACTATTCTTATGGGAATTATGCTTATCCAAATTATACCGGTTTTTGCGGGACTTACCGCGTTTTATACCCTCCATTCGATTATTTCTACGGCAATTCCGTTTTTTTCCAAAAAGGCAATGCTTGTTTTAATTTATTCGGGAGGAGGAATCGTAGGAAACACATTTATACTAAAAGGCTATATAGATTCAATTTCGCGGGAGCTTGACGACGCTGCAAAAATAGACGGATGCTCAAATATGGGGGTTTATCGGCTGATCATTATGCCGATTGCGCGTCCGATGCTTGCCATTATTGCACTTTGGTCGTTTATCGGGCCTTTTATGGATTACATGTTACCGAAAGTTTTACTTACTAATTCAAAAGATTATACGCTTACCGTAGGCTTATTTACACTTATAAACGACGCAAGAACTATGAACGCACCGGCATTTGCGGCGGGCGGCTTATTAACGGCAATACCGATCATAATCTTGTTTATCAGTTTGCAAAATCAACTGGTTTCAGGGCTAAGTTCCGGTTCGGTAAAAGGATAG
- the rny gene encoding ribonuclease Y, whose protein sequence is MNWILYVILPAVCIILGWTIRWLYARFQLSASEQRAERILQEAIKDAEAQKKEFLLEAKEQLIREQKQQERENRERRSDLQRFERRLAQKEEVLDKRVETVEKQEKELIKREAALDERTEFLSGEEERYREELERISGLTQQQAKDLIIRDLETEAKHDAVTIINKIEQEAQLTAEKKAQDILITTIQRLATETASDITVSTVSLPSDEMKGRIIGREGRNIRALETLTGVDIIIDDTPEAVVVSCFDPVRKEIARVALERLILDGRIHPARIEEIVQKVTREISQKVYEEGEKVLFDLGIHNMNQEGVRALGRLYFRTSYGQNVLQHSKEVAIIAGMIASEIGANVEIAKRGALLHDIGKGAETDSDKNHAEIGMELAKRINEDPRVVNAVGAHHNDIEPTCVESVIVQIADAISAARPGARRETMDNYVKRLENLEQLAEGFSGVEKAYAIQAGRELRVVINNEKISDADTKILARDIAKKIENDLQYPGRIRVTLIRETRIVEYAR, encoded by the coding sequence ATGAATTGGATTTTGTATGTCATCCTTCCTGCTGTCTGTATAATTCTTGGATGGACGATTCGCTGGCTTTATGCCAGATTTCAACTATCTGCTTCTGAACAACGTGCAGAACGGATTTTACAGGAGGCAATAAAAGATGCTGAAGCTCAAAAGAAGGAATTCCTTCTTGAAGCAAAAGAGCAGCTGATTCGGGAACAAAAACAGCAGGAACGGGAAAATAGGGAGCGCAGGAGTGATCTCCAGCGTTTCGAACGCAGATTGGCACAAAAAGAGGAAGTCCTCGATAAACGTGTCGAAACTGTAGAAAAACAAGAAAAAGAGCTTATCAAGAGGGAAGCCGCACTTGATGAGAGGACTGAATTTTTAAGCGGCGAAGAAGAAAGATACAGGGAAGAGCTGGAAAGAATTTCCGGTTTGACCCAGCAGCAGGCAAAGGATTTGATTATCCGTGACTTGGAAACTGAAGCAAAGCATGATGCGGTTACTATTATAAATAAGATAGAACAAGAAGCTCAGCTGACGGCAGAAAAAAAAGCACAGGATATTCTGATTACGACGATCCAGCGTCTTGCAACGGAAACGGCGAGCGACATTACTGTCTCAACGGTCAGCTTGCCCAGCGATGAGATGAAAGGAAGGATTATCGGCCGCGAAGGCCGCAATATCCGAGCCTTGGAAACTCTTACCGGTGTAGACATAATAATCGACGATACCCCTGAAGCTGTTGTAGTATCTTGTTTCGACCCTGTGCGCAAAGAAATTGCGAGGGTTGCCTTGGAGAGATTGATTCTTGACGGCCGAATTCATCCGGCTCGTATTGAAGAAATTGTGCAAAAGGTAACCAGAGAAATTTCGCAAAAGGTTTATGAAGAAGGAGAAAAGGTTCTATTCGACCTCGGCATCCATAACATGAACCAAGAAGGCGTAAGGGCCTTGGGAAGGCTTTATTTTAGAACAAGCTATGGGCAAAACGTACTTCAGCATTCTAAAGAAGTAGCCATAATCGCAGGAATGATTGCAAGCGAAATCGGTGCAAATGTCGAAATCGCAAAACGCGGTGCCTTACTGCATGATATCGGAAAGGGAGCAGAAACCGATTCCGATAAAAACCATGCCGAAATAGGAATGGAGCTTGCAAAGAGGATCAATGAAGATCCGAGGGTTGTCAATGCCGTAGGAGCTCACCACAATGATATAGAGCCTACCTGCGTTGAATCGGTAATCGTACAGATTGCAGATGCAATTTCGGCTGCAAGACCGGGTGCAAGACGCGAAACTATGGATAACTATGTTAAGCGGCTTGAAAACCTTGAACAGCTGGCTGAAGGCTTTAGCGGAGTTGAAAAAGCTTACGCAATCCAAGCCGGAAGGGAATTACGGGTTGTTATCAACAACGAAAAGATTTCCGATGCCGATACCAAGATTTTGGCTCGGGACATTGCAAAAAAAATCGAAAACGATTTGCAGTACCCCGGAAGAATCCGCGTAACCCTTATACGCGAAACGCGTATCGTAGAATACGCCCGCTAG
- the gltA gene encoding NADPH-dependent glutamate synthase: MENINKECHKHVTHEELSDRAKQLWADLKGKTLTPKERAQIPIQEMPTLDPHKRASLMNEVAMGYTDEQARIEAERCLNCKNKPCVKGCPVGIPIPEFIAEIQKGDYKKAVDIIKTTNLLPAICGRVCPQEKQCQAFCTVGKMLKSTEQAVAIGRLERFVADWERNNNKITIPPVAPETGKKVAIIGSGPAGLTVAADVRREGHSVTVFEAFHKTGGVMVYGIPEFRLPKEIVAKEVENLEKMGVEFKTNFLVGRTETLEQLLKEDGYDAAFIGTGAGLPKFMGIEGENLIGVFSANEYLTRANLMKAYDATHSDTPLYEAETLAVIGGGNVAMDAARMGYRLGCKKVYCIYRRTRAEMPARIEEVAHAEEEGVEFCFLQNPTKIIGDKEGKVCAIEVLDYELGEPDESGRRKPVAKPGTEHQIKVDAVIVALGNDSNPLMSQTSHGLEVTKKGNIVVDENQKTSIEGVWAGGDIVLGAATVILAMGEGRKAAAAINEYLKTK; the protein is encoded by the coding sequence ATGGAAAATATAAATAAAGAATGTCATAAACACGTAACCCATGAAGAGCTTTCAGATCGGGCCAAACAGCTTTGGGCCGATTTAAAGGGCAAAACCTTAACCCCTAAAGAAAGGGCTCAGATTCCTATTCAGGAAATGCCTACCCTCGATCCCCATAAAAGAGCCTCATTGATGAATGAAGTTGCCATGGGCTACACCGATGAACAGGCCCGCATTGAGGCGGAAAGATGCTTAAACTGCAAAAACAAGCCCTGCGTTAAAGGCTGCCCCGTAGGTATACCGATTCCTGAATTTATTGCCGAAATCCAAAAAGGCGATTATAAAAAGGCTGTCGATATTATAAAAACAACAAACCTCTTACCTGCAATTTGCGGACGCGTTTGTCCACAAGAAAAGCAGTGCCAGGCTTTTTGTACTGTAGGTAAGATGCTCAAATCCACGGAACAGGCTGTAGCCATCGGCCGTCTTGAACGCTTTGTCGCCGACTGGGAAAGAAACAATAATAAGATTACCATTCCGCCCGTTGCTCCCGAAACCGGAAAAAAAGTTGCTATCATCGGTTCAGGCCCTGCCGGTTTGACCGTTGCAGCAGATGTCCGCAGGGAAGGCCACTCGGTAACCGTCTTTGAAGCCTTTCACAAAACAGGCGGCGTTATGGTTTACGGAATCCCCGAATTCCGCTTGCCGAAAGAAATCGTTGCAAAGGAAGTCGAAAACCTCGAAAAGATGGGCGTTGAATTCAAAACCAACTTCTTGGTAGGAAGAACCGAGACTCTTGAGCAGCTTTTAAAAGAAGACGGATATGATGCCGCCTTTATCGGAACCGGTGCCGGTCTTCCCAAATTTATGGGAATTGAAGGCGAAAACCTCATCGGTGTTTTTAGCGCAAACGAGTATTTGACAAGGGCTAACCTCATGAAAGCCTATGATGCAACACACTCCGATACCCCTCTTTATGAGGCTGAAACCTTGGCCGTAATCGGAGGCGGAAACGTTGCTATGGATGCTGCCAGAATGGGCTACCGCCTTGGCTGTAAAAAAGTCTACTGTATTTACCGCCGAACCCGTGCAGAAATGCCGGCCCGAATCGAAGAAGTTGCCCACGCCGAGGAAGAAGGCGTAGAGTTCTGCTTCCTTCAAAACCCCACAAAAATAATCGGAGATAAAGAAGGAAAGGTTTGCGCAATAGAAGTTTTAGACTATGAATTGGGCGAACCCGATGAGTCAGGCAGAAGAAAGCCTGTAGCAAAACCCGGAACAGAGCACCAAATAAAGGTAGATGCCGTAATTGTTGCCCTCGGAAACGACTCAAACCCCCTTATGTCTCAAACAAGTCATGGCTTGGAAGTTACCAAAAAAGGAAATATCGTCGTTGACGAAAACCAAAAAACCTCAATCGAAGGAGTTTGGGCAGGAGGCGACATTGTTTTAGGTGCCGCTACCGTAATTCTTGCAATGGGTGAAGGCCGAAAAGCCGCTGCTGCAATAAATGAGTATCTAAAGACAAAATAA
- a CDS encoding sugar ABC transporter substrate-binding protein has protein sequence MKHKKNVFVAGLFFIGLFFALSFTVSCGGKTEKQKVVLTVQAEQGWMPYYKEAVKRVEETHPNTEIKLIEVGAFDHLDRLDATDASNKDVADLFAIPADRLYGLAENEALASIDSKKISSELGGWSNFDLGLGGNLKIGNEYLAFPLNIETLITFVNTANAKAQGSDYTKPFELANQKDPATVLLPLFDAWYGVAPANSAAIEFLGKKNGTELFSDMVMEFKDLPAEKRAAIETIYNYWKLNYENKTPLFDADAGWGYIDKEFSNGNKGVIRLGGPWDTGSILEQTKGNLVIYPISHITLNGKPILHWKGGWGLAINSRIEKDAEKYALAEAMIKEIVNPKYAVDFFKATGKILENVPAETYAASNLPDTEKAVIRAVIESYKISPARPLFKEWGKVWDTWRNAVLSWNSVNPKNAEEAYKELKASFDAMMANFKM, from the coding sequence ATGAAACATAAAAAAAATGTATTTGTAGCCGGTTTATTTTTTATCGGTTTGTTTTTTGCTTTATCGTTCACCGTTTCTTGCGGAGGTAAAACCGAAAAGCAAAAAGTAGTATTAACCGTACAAGCAGAACAAGGCTGGATGCCGTATTACAAAGAAGCAGTAAAAAGGGTTGAAGAAACTCATCCGAATACGGAAATTAAACTTATTGAAGTAGGAGCTTTCGACCATTTGGATAGGCTTGATGCCACAGATGCTTCAAATAAGGATGTAGCAGATTTATTTGCAATTCCTGCCGATAGACTTTACGGACTTGCGGAGAATGAAGCTTTAGCTTCCATCGATTCCAAAAAAATTTCTTCCGAATTGGGCGGCTGGTCGAATTTTGATTTAGGACTTGGCGGAAACTTAAAAATCGGTAACGAATATCTTGCTTTCCCCCTTAATATAGAAACACTCATTACCTTTGTAAATACAGCAAATGCAAAAGCACAAGGTTCCGATTATACCAAACCCTTCGAACTTGCAAATCAAAAAGATCCTGCAACCGTTTTATTGCCTCTTTTTGATGCATGGTACGGAGTTGCTCCTGCAAATTCGGCTGCAATCGAATTCTTAGGAAAGAAAAACGGAACGGAACTTTTTTCCGATATGGTTATGGAATTTAAAGACTTACCGGCAGAAAAAAGAGCTGCAATTGAAACTATATACAATTATTGGAAGCTCAATTATGAAAACAAAACTCCGCTTTTTGATGCAGATGCCGGTTGGGGTTATATTGATAAAGAATTCAGTAATGGAAATAAGGGCGTTATCCGTTTGGGCGGACCGTGGGATACGGGAAGTATTTTGGAACAGACAAAAGGAAATCTTGTAATTTATCCTATAAGCCATATTACATTAAACGGTAAACCGATTTTACATTGGAAAGGCGGCTGGGGACTTGCTATTAATTCCCGTATCGAAAAAGATGCAGAAAAATATGCACTTGCCGAAGCGATGATAAAAGAAATCGTAAACCCGAAATATGCCGTAGACTTTTTTAAAGCGACCGGTAAGATTTTGGAAAATGTTCCTGCCGAAACATATGCCGCTTCAAATCTTCCAGATACGGAAAAGGCTGTTATTAGAGCAGTAATAGAATCTTATAAAATTTCCCCTGCCCGTCCTTTATTTAAGGAATGGGGAAAGGTTTGGGATACATGGAGAAATGCCGTTCTTTCATGGAACAGTGTTAATCCTAAAAATGCCGAGGAAGCATATAAAGAATTAAAGGCTTCTTTCGATGCAATGATGGCAAACTTTAAAATGTAA
- a CDS encoding ABC transporter ATP-binding protein: MKVSLKDIGKKYEGRENFTIRHINLEIDDKEFCVILGPSGCGKSTLLRMIAGLNSITEGELIFGEKIVNKVAPKDRDIAMVFQSYALYPHMTVYDNMAFSLKMKKERKEIIHERVLEAAKILQISDNLYAKPSDISGGQRQRVALGRAMVRRPGVFLMDEPLSNLDAKLREHMRVELVRLHKQLGTTSIYVTHDQTEAMTMATKIVLLNKGKIQQVGKPEEFYNKPANIFTAEFIGSPTMNIFEGKIEHGRFITASGVIEVFPKEADAKVLAAYEGKKVYLGIRSERFIAGENEKNSFHAKIDVIEVLGKEQLLYTKLDDGTDCIMSEPGYFKYAVDEIHNFTFDLDALHFFDGETTERIN, from the coding sequence ATGAAAGTTAGTTTAAAGGATATCGGCAAAAAATATGAAGGAAGAGAAAATTTTACGATTAGACATATCAATTTGGAAATTGATGATAAAGAATTCTGTGTGATTTTAGGTCCTTCAGGCTGCGGAAAATCTACATTATTGAGAATGATAGCGGGGCTGAATTCGATAACGGAGGGTGAACTTATTTTCGGAGAAAAAATTGTAAATAAAGTTGCTCCGAAAGATAGGGATATTGCAATGGTTTTTCAGTCTTATGCCTTGTATCCGCACATGACGGTGTATGATAATATGGCTTTTTCATTAAAAATGAAAAAAGAAAGAAAAGAAATTATCCATGAGCGGGTTTTAGAGGCAGCAAAGATTTTACAAATAAGCGACAATCTTTATGCAAAGCCATCGGATATTTCAGGCGGACAAAGGCAGCGGGTAGCTTTAGGACGCGCTATGGTAAGACGTCCGGGCGTTTTTTTAATGGATGAACCGCTTTCAAATCTTGACGCAAAGCTGCGCGAACACATGCGAGTTGAATTGGTTCGGCTGCATAAACAACTTGGCACTACCTCAATTTATGTAACGCATGACCAAACAGAAGCCATGACAATGGCTACAAAAATAGTGTTATTAAATAAAGGAAAGATTCAGCAAGTGGGCAAACCCGAAGAATTTTACAATAAGCCTGCCAATATTTTTACCGCCGAATTTATCGGCTCTCCCACAATGAATATTTTTGAAGGCAAAATTGAACATGGGCGTTTTATAACCGCTTCGGGTGTCATCGAAGTATTCCCGAAAGAAGCTGACGCAAAAGTTCTTGCTGCTTATGAGGGCAAAAAAGTATACCTTGGTATACGCTCCGAACGGTTCATTGCAGGAGAAAATGAAAAAAATTCCTTCCATGCAAAAATAGATGTAATTGAAGTACTCGGAAAAGAACAGCTTTTATATACAAAGTTGGACGACGGTACCGACTGTATTATGAGCGAACCAGGATATTTTAAATATGCTGTGGATGAAATTCATAACTTTACATTTGATTTAGATGCTTTGCATTTTTTTGACGGAGAAACTACCGAAAGAATAAATTAA